The sequence CCTCACCGAATCTGGCGGCTCAGCAGAAGCGTTTTGATCGCTGGCGTCACGAATACAATCATGATCGTCCGCACGAAGCGATAGACATGCTCAGACCGGCCGAGATTTACCGTCCCAGTGCCCGGCGTCTTGGTGAAAAAGGGGTCAGTGAAAAAGGGGTCAAACGGTCAGTGAAAAAGGGGTCAAACGCAAAATTTAAAGATCCACGAATTGGTTTTAGTTTACAGGATGCACCACGGACGCCGGGGCCGGCGTCCCTCCATGGATTTGGTTTTTATCCGAACAGTGACCCTTGGCCGTCTTTTGGCATGGGGAGGCCTACGGTTTGCCAGCCTTTGGCGGTGAGGACTCTTCCTTGGGCGGTGCGTTGGAGATAGCCTTCCTGGATGAGGAAGGGTTCGTGGACGTCTTCTAACGTTTGGACTTCCTCCCCTACTCCTACGGCCAGTGACTTTAGGCCCACCGGGCCGCCGTTATAGTTCTCACCCATGAAGCGTAGGAGGCGTTTGTCCATTTCATCGAGGCCGTTGGCGTCGATCTCGAGCAGATCCAAGGCGGCAGCGGCGGTTTTGCGGTCAAGCGTTCCGTCGGAGCGTTCCTGGGCGAAGTCGCGGGCGAAGAGGATGAGGTTGTTGAGGATGCGTGGGGTTCCACGGGCCCGACCGGCCAGCTCCTTTAAACCGTCCGTTTCGGCCTCTAGCTCCAGAAGGCTACAGGAGCGTTTGGCGATGGTGAGGAGATCCAACTGGTTGTAGTATTCGAGCCGCGATTGGAGGGTGAAGCGGTTCCGCAGGGGGGCAGTCAGGAGTCCTACCCGCGTGGTTGCTCCGACCAAGCAGAACTTGGGCAGGGAGAGTCGCACGGTTCGGGCGTTGGGCCCCTGATCGATCAGGATGTCGATGTAGAAATCCTCGATCGCAGTGTAGAGATACTCCTCGACCGTTTTCGGGATCCGATGAATTTCGTCGATAAAGAGAATTTCTCCATCTTCCAACGAGGTGAGCACTCCGGCGAGATCACTGGGCTTGTCGATGACCGGGCCGGAGATGACCCGGACGGCGACGTCCATCTCCGCGCCAAGGATGTGGGCGAGGGTCGTTTTTCCTAACCCCGGAGGACCACTGAGCAAGACGTGGTTGAGCGACTCGCCGCGTCCTCTGGCCGCACGGGCCATCACCTGTAGTCGCTCCACCGTTTTTCGCTGCCCGGTGAAGGCAGAAAAATCCCCCGGTCGCAAACGGTTCGCTTGTTCCTGCGGCTCTTCGCGACTCGCCGCCCGCAGGAATTCGGCGCCGTTCGGGCCGGGGGGGATCTCAGCCATGAGAAAATTTTGTGAAACTGGTGGTGGGTGCGAGGTCAGCAGTTCTGTGCGCCGTTGATGCGTGTCTCAAGGGTCCCCTTTCGGCGGCTGAAGCCGCCGCTCCTTGCAGACGAAATGAAGCGTGGGAGGACCAGGCACCCTCGTCATCCCATTCGACTCGCTCGGGGCAGGCGGCCTCAAGGCCGATGCTACACTGGGCGCTGAAACCACTGAAACCACCGATCATCACTGGCAAGCCTCGCACTCTTCGCCGTTGCGCATCGCTTCGAGGCTGCAGGCCTTTACCTCTTCCTCGGTGTATTCCTTCTTTCCGGCGTGACCGCGGACTTCCTTCTTCACGCTTACGGTTGCCTTCTCGATGTTCGAGGCACCCAGCGAGCGGAGGTAGTAGGTCGTCTTGAGACCCTTTCGCCATGCCGCACGATACATGTGCGAGAGGGTCTTGAGGTCGGGAGTGGCGAGGAAGAGGTTCACCGACTGCGCTTGGTCGATCCACTTCTGCCGCCGGGCCGCCGCATCGATGAACGCTTCGAAGGGAATCTCAAAGGCGGTCTTGTAGAGCACCTGCAGGTCGTCCGGGATGTTCTTCACCGAAGCCAGTTCGCCGTCGAAATACTTCAGCTCGTCGCGGGTTTCCTTTGTCCAGAGGCCCCGCTTCTTCAAGTCGCGGACCAAAGACCCGTTGAGCACTACAAAGTCGCCCGAGAGATTACTCTTTACGAAGAGATTCTTGTAGGTCGGCTCGATGCAGGGGGAAGTTCCCATAATGTTCGAGATGGTTGCCGTGGGGGCAATCGCCAGAACGTTGCTGTTCCGCATGCCCTGCTTGGCGATTTTCTCGCGGACGGGAGCCCAGTTCATTTTTCCGCCGTGAGGGATATCGAGAGGGATGCCGCGTTCATCTTCTAAAATTTCCAAGGTATCCTGCGGCAATAAACCTCGATCCCACTTGGAACCCGAGTAGCTGGAGTAAGTGCCCCGCTCTTCGGCCAAGTCACTCGATGCTTCGTAGGCGTAGAAGGCAATGGCCTCCATAAACTCGTCGTTGAACTCAACCGCTTCGGCGGACTCGAACGGCTGTCCTCTTTTGAAAAGGGCGTTCTGTAGCCCCATGACGCCCAAGCCGATCGGGCGGTGGCGATTGTTCGAAGTTTTCGCGGCTTCCGTCGGGTAGAAGTTGATGTCGATGACGTTGTCGAGAGCGCGGACTGCGATTTGGATCGTGGAACGAAGCTTCTCGTGGTCGAGGTTCCCCTGATCGTCGAGATGAGAATCGAGAACGACTGAACCGAGGTTACAGACGGCCGTTTCATCCGCGCCGGTGTTGAGGGTAATTTCAGTGCAAAGGTTGCTGGAGTGAATGACTCCGGCGTGATCCTGCGGGCTGCGGATGTTGCAGGGATCCTTGAAGGTGATCCAAGGATGCCCGGTCTCGAAGAGCATCTTGAGCATGCGCTTCCACACCTCGATCGCCGGAACCTTGGTCCCCTCAATCTCGCCCGCCTCTGCCTTGCGCTCGTATTGCACGTAGCGCTCTTCGAAGGCCCGTCCAAACAGATCATGAAGGTCCGGCACGTCGTTCGACTGGAAGAAAGTCCAATCCCCGCGGTCCTCCATTCGCTTCATGAAGAGGTCCGGGATCCAATTGGCGGTGTTCATGTCGTGGGTCCGGCGGCGGTCGTCGCCCACATTTTTCCTCAACTCGAGGAAGTCGAAAAGATCGTTGTGCCAGGTTTCGAGGTAGGCGCAGCCGGAACCGCGGCGCTTGCCCCCCTGATTGACCGCTACCAGTTGGTCGTTGTGGAGCTTGAGGAAGGGAATGACTCCCTGGCTCTCCCCATTCGTCCCCTTGATGTAGCTACCGGTCCCACGAACCGCTGTCCAACTACCCCCGAGACCCCCTGCCCACTTGGAAAGAAAAGCGTTTTCAGCGATACCGCGGTGCATGATGGACTCGATGCTATCGTCCACCTTGTAGAGATAGCAGGACGATAGCTGGGAGTGGAGAGTCCCGGAGTTGAAGAGGGTCGGAGTCGACGAGCAGAAGCGGCGGCTCTTGTAGAGCCCGTAGAGGGAAATGATTTTCGACTCGCGGTCTTCCTTCTCACCAATGAAGAGGCCCATGGCGACCCGCATCCAGAAAAACTGCGGAGTCTCCATCCGCGCCTGCACCTCTGCCTTTTTGTCGATGATCAGGTAGCGGTCGTAGAGGGTTTGCACGCCAAGGTAGTCAAAATCGAGGTCCGCCGAGGGGTCGAGAGCGGCAGAGAGGGTGGTCAGGTCGTAGGCGAGGAGTTTTGGATTCAGCCGGTCAATCTCGACTCCCCTCTTGAGGTAACGCCGGAATCCCTTGATGTGAGCGTCCTTCAACGAGGCGACCCCATCCTTGACAATGTCCCACGGTAAAACCTCTTCATAGATATATGTGAGGAGGATTCGTCCGGCGAAACGGGCAAAGTCAGCGTCGAACTCGATCATCGATTTCGCATTGAGGATGATCGTCCGTTTCAGGTCGGCCTCCTTCATCTCGGCGTAAACGGACCTCCGTAGCTCCGCCTCAATTTCCTCCGAAGTCATGCCGAGCTCCAAACCAATCCGGGCGAACTCGATCCGCTTGCGGAGATCCACCCCATCCCAGAAGAACGAATCCCCGTTCTCCTTTCGGACGACGATCATCGCATCCTGTTTCTCGTCGGCTTCACTGGCCTTGCTGTCCTCCACCCGTTGGCGGGCGCGGTAGGCCCGGTAGAGAATATAGGATTCGGCGGCCTTGAATTGGCCCTGCCTCATCAACTCCTCCTGCACGATGTCCTGGACGTCTTCGATGTGAACGAAGGCGTTGCCAAGGGTGAGGACTCTTTCGGTGACTGCTCGGGAAACCCCGATCGCAGCCTCTGAATCCAGCTCTAGTGAAAGAAAGGCCTTGCGGATCGCGATTTCAATCTTGTTCCGGTTCCAAGGGACGACTTGACCGTTTCGGCGGATGAGTCGGAGTCGGGCAATTTCCTCTGCCGAACCACCCTCTCCGTCGTGAGCACCATCGGAGGCCCCGGCGATTCGCGAAAAGACGAAACTCTTGGCAACATCGTGGGCCTCGTGTTCGATCAGGGCTTTTTCGACCAACAACGAAATGTCGTTCGCCGAAAGCGCCAGCTTCCTTCCGGCATCCGACTGGATCTGCAGGCGGTCGGCCACCTCCTTTGCGACGAGAGCCACAAAGTCTTTGTTCTTGTCCGTGAAGATCTCCTCTTCACGACGGGACAAGAGAAGATTGGTCAGTGCCTCCCCCACCCATTCCGCGATATCCGAGACCCGGAAATCCTTGAGCTCAGACCCATCCTTGATCTTGACCGCTGGTCGCAACTCACCGTTCTCAGTGACTAATGCCCGCCAATCGAACCGAGGCTTATCCTCAACGGGAGCACTGGCGAAGCGCTTCAATTCCTTGTCTTCTTCGAAGGTGATACGGGAGATCATGGCTGGTTTTTCTAGGGGGAAGTTTTCGTTTGTTGAGTGAGGAGCCTAGAGTTCGTCGTCGTCCACTGAGGCAAGCGAGGACGACTTCTGGTACTCGGTAACCCGGCCCTCGAAGAAGTTTTGCTCCTTCTTGATGTCCATCATTTCAGCGAGCCATGGGAACGGGTTCTGCACTCCTGGAGATAGAGGTTCGAGCCCTACTCCCTCCAGGCGGCGGTCCGCGATGAAATCGATGTACTGCAGGAACTCGTCGGAGCTGAGTCCCAGCGCATTGACCGGAAGGCAATCACGGATGAAGGCCTTTTCCAACTCGACCGCCTCCTTCATCAGGTCGATCATTTCCTCGCGGAACTCTTCGGTCCAGATGTCCGGGTTTTCGTCGATCAAATCCATCAGCAGGTTACGGAACACCTCAATGTGGTTTGACTCGTCGCGGAGGGTGTAACGAAACATCTGGCCGATTCCCGGGAACTTGTTCTGCCGGTAAAGGCTGAGGATCATACCGAAGAGGCCGTAGAACTGAGTCCCCTCCATGCACTGTCCGAAGACGAAGAGATTTTTCGCGAAAAGCTGCTTGTTTTCGGTCTGGTGGAGGTCGAGGTCCCTGCGCAGACCGTGGGAGGTCTTGGTCACGAAATCGTTCTTCTGTTTGATCGTTTCGATTTGCTCAAACATCGCCTCGCACTCGTGCGGGTTTACCCCGAGGGAGCTGATCATGTAGAGAAGAGAGTCTGCGTGGATGTTCTCTTCGTGAGCATGCCGTCCAAGAACCAATTTCAGCTCCGGGGCGGTGACCAGCTCGCGCACCACGTGGATGATGTTGTCGCCCACAATACCCTCTGCGGCGGAAAAATAGCCAAGACCCATCATAATGATCCAGCGATCCACATCCGAGAGATCCGTGGTGGACCGCCACTGCTCGACATCCTTCTGCATCGGGATGTCTTCCGGCTCCCAATGATTGGCCTTCATGGTGCGGTACAAATCGTAGGCCCAGGAGTATTTCAGAGGGAGGAGATTGAACGTCATTGTCTCGCGGCCCAAGATGATCTTCTTGGCCGCAAAAGCCTCCTCCGCCTTGTCTTTGTCCAAAACGAAGGTGCGATCGCCGATTGTGTAGGTGGATTCCATGGTATCGTGTTGCTGGTGGTTCGAGTTGTTTGTGCGCGTGCGCTCCGGGTGGGGTCGGAGACTGGATCTGAGGGAAGGCGTAAAAAGTCCTCAGCTGGTTGGGAAAAGAACCCAAAGGAACCCTGCAACCAGTGCTGACTTGGTCATCGGGTAGTAATCACAAGAATTTAAAATCTTCAGTCAACCACTAAATAGAGGGTTTTTTGTAAATTTTACCCCAATATATTGTGGTTTTGAGGTATTTACGTGGAATTTACCGAAATTTCTCCCTTCCAGACAAAAACAGCATTTGTGATGAAACTGTCACGAAGAGCGGGGAGGTAACACCACCGTCCAAGACCGTTCCCAAAGACCGAATTCCCCGCAAGAAAAAGTTATCCACAAAGTTATTCGGAACTTCCCCATCCGCTTCCAAATTGGTGCCAATTTCTTCGATAATTTCGCCCGTCGCTCCACCCCTTCTGAAATTCGCGGAGAGGAACTGCAAAAATGGTGGGGCACAAGCTCACTTCGATAAGCTCACAACAGGGCAGGCAAGCCGCTTGGATCTTACGGTAGAACGGGGAATTGTTTTGGGAATGCCCGGCTTGCGGAACGCTGCGCCCTACCTCTGGGCACGATAGTTTAGAAATGCCTTTCGAAAGTTATCGAAATCGGTAGGGCGAAGGCTCTGGCAAGCCGGGCATTTCTGTAACACTCCACGTTACGATTTCACCAATGCTTGGGTTCCCGAATGTCACTTAGAGAGATCGTTTTAACATAAATCTTCGTTTTGAATTTATAGTGGCGCGGCTTGCCGGAGCCTGCGCCCTACCTTTTGAAATCATTCTTCACATCTTCCCCACCTACTATCACTCCCTCCCCTCAGCCTCACTGCATAAGTATTTGGACCGGGATTTATTGGAGCCTTCTCGTTTCACGGTACCCGATTTCGATTTGGATACCGACAGCGATTTCGGTTTACTTTCGCTGCGGTCGTTAAAAACTCGAGATGCGGAGAACGGATGTCCTACAACTTCTACACTTTTTTTCACCTTCTTGGCTTGATCCTGCTTAGCCTTGGTCTCGGGGCGCTACTTGCGCGCGCGGTTCTCGCGCCGGAGAACAAATCATTTCGGATCGGCGGTGCGATCGTCGCTGGATTTGGGATGATATTCCTTCTTGTAGCGGGCTTCGGAATGCAGGCGAAAGGCGGGTATGGTTGGCCCCTTTGGCTTAACCTGAAAGTAGTGATCTGGCTTCTGCTCGGAGCCGTATTCACGACCATCAAGCGAAAGCCCGAATGGAATGTGATGCTCTGGGTTTCGGTCATCGTATTGACCGGACTTGCCGCCTGGCTCGGTGTATTTGGAAAGCTGACACCCGCGCTGCAATAGGGAGTGGATGAACGACATCGCGAAGAAAAAGCGAATCTGTCTCTACGGAGGAACGTTTGACCCGATTCACATGGGTCACCTCCTCATTGCTGAGGATGCGCTCCTTCACGCGGATCTGGACGAGGTGATCTTTTTGCCCGCTTACTCCGCCCCCCTTCGTAGTGAAGAACCATCGACGCCAGCTTCAGAGCGTCTGGCTATGGTGCGGTTGGCGGTAGAGGGTTTTGAAAAGTTCACGGTTGATGACTATGAGGTCCGCCAAGGAAAGCGGATGTTTACCATCGATACGGTTGCCCATTTCGCGAAGCGCCTTCCCGATGCGAAACTCTTTTTCCTGATTGGGTTCGATCAGTTGAAGCAACTGGATGACTGGAGAGGAGTCGAAGAACTCAAAAAGACGGTGACTTTTCTGTGTGCCCAACGCGGCGACGAAACACCTGTGTCGTATGACCACTCCGCTGTCTCTCTGCTTCCACCACGCCGAATCGACATTAGCGCCACTGAGATCAGGGACAGGGTAGCGAAGCGAGAATCCGTTCGGTCGCTTCTTCCCCAAGCGGTGGCCGACTACCTAGAGAAGAAGCGTCTCTACCGTCGTGGCTGAAACCCGCTACTGCAAACACTGCGGTTCTCCGATTCCTCCGGATTTACCGGGTGATTTCTGCTGCGCTGGCTGTGCTCACGTCCATCAACTCATTGAGGACCGTGGACTGGACCGCTTCTACACGCTGCGCGGAAAGACCATTGAACCGGTTTCACCCGCTGCTCTGCGTCCGGCAAATTTCGAGTGGCTGGAATCTGCCGCATCCGCAGCGGAAAAGGAGGGCGAATCGGCCCACCTAACTCTGGATTTGAAGGGGATCTCCTGCATTGGCTGTGTTTGGATGTTGGAGGAACTGTTCCGTCGCCGGGAAGGCGGGCGAAGATTTTCGGTAAATCCCCAAACCGGAAGAGCGGACCTTGAATGGAAACCGGGAGTCTTTTCACCAGCCGATTTCGCCGAGGAGATCCTTCGCTTTGGCTACCGGCTGGCACCCGCACATCAAGTCGGCCACTCCGAATCGGGTCCGCTTTTGAGTCGACTGGGAGTTTGTGGCTTCCTCGCGCTCAACACGATGCTCTTCACCCTGCCCGGCTATCTCGGAATGGACGAGGATTTTGCCTTTGCGGAGCTGTTCGATCTACTCGCCCTCCTTTTTGCCACGATCAGCTTTGGAGTTGGCGGACTCTGGTTCGTCGCTCGGGCGTGGGATGCTGCAAAAATGGGTGTTCTCCATATCGACCTGCCTATTGCCATTGGCGTCTCTGCCGCGTGGGCCGGTTCGATAATCGGCTGGCTAGTCGATCGGGAGAATCTCGTGTATTTCGACTTCGTCGCGATCTTTCTCTTTCTCATGCTGGCAGGCCGATGGCTGCAGGAGAGGTCGATCGAGAAGAACCGGGCCCTCGCGCAATCGACCGATCTCGCCAACCTGACCTACAGCCCGACCAGCGGTAACGAAAGGCTCGCAGCCTCGCAGTTCAAACCAGGACTGGAGTATTCGGTCGAACCCGGAACCACCCTACCCGTCCTCTCCCGGCTGGAAAAAGAAAGTGCGTCATTCAGCCTGGAAAACATGAATGGCGAGGCCGACGCAGTTCTGTTTTCAAAGGGGTCCCGCATTCCCTCCGGCGCAATTCTCACCAGCGGCCAAGCCGTGCAACTGACGGCTCTGGAGCCGTGGAAAGACTCGCTTCTTCAACGCCTAACTTCCGAGTCAGCCGAGCCAGCCCGAAACCTTCTCCTCGAAAAGGTGCTAGCGGTCTACACCGCCGTTGTCATTGCAATCGCAATACTGGGTGGAACGGCTTGGGCCGTCTTTGCCGAACCGTTTTCGGGTCTTCAAGTGGCGATCTCCGTTCTCGTGGTCTCCTGCCCCTGCTCACTCGGGATCGCCTGGCCGCTGATCAACGACATTTCCGCAGTAAAACTACGGAAACGTGGAGTTTACTTGAGAGAAGTCAGTCTCTGGGCACGACTGCCTCGCCTTACGGATGTCGTTTTTGACAAAACCGGCACCCTTACCCTCGAAAACCCAAGACTTGCGAACCCGGAAGTTCTCGAATCTCTCTCACCCAAAGAAAAATCGATTCTACTCGCTCTGGTCGAAACCAGCTTTCATCCGGTCGGCCGAAGCCTGCGCGAGGAATTGATTCAGCGAGGCGTGCGCCCGGAAACCCTTGCCGCACTCACTGAAACCCCTGGAGCAGGAGTTGCAGGAAAAACCGAGACGGAAGAATGGACTTTAGGGAAATCCGGATGGAAGACGGATGCAATCCCGGACCAAACGAACGAAACCGTCTTTTCAAAAGACGGCGTCGCAATTGCCTCATTCACCTTCACTGACTCGATCCGCAGCGGTGCAGCCGCCGAACTGACCTATCTACTGAACCAGGGCTTTCGCCTCGCAATCCTTAGCGGTGACCTGCAGGAGAAGGTGGATCGACTCGCAGCCACTCTTCCCATCCCACCAGAACGTGCGCTCGGAAAACTGGATCCAGGGGAGAAAGCCGCTTGGATCGAAAAGAACGCAAAGTCGTCCACGCTCATGATTGGAGACGGGGCCAACGATGCGCTTGCTTTTTCGAAAGCGCTTTGTCGGGGAACACCGCTTCTTGACAAAGGACTGCTCGAATCCCGAAGTGACTTTTTCTTCACTGGAAGAGATCTATCCGGAATCCGGGTGCTGTTTGAGACCGCAAAAAGGCGCTCTCGGCTTTTGCGACAGGTCTTTACCTTTGCCGTAATCTACAACATCGCCGCGATTGCCCTCTGTCTTGCGGGTTGGATGAACCCGCTCCTCGCGGCCATCCTTATGCCGACCAGTGCGTTGCTGACGCTGGCACGGGCGGCGCAGATGCGGAAGAGTTAGAAACTTAATGACCATGATAGCCGCGAAAGAGCGCTGAATCTGATCTGGGTTATCGCGAACACCCTGCGCATTTCTCCGCCACTTGGGAGGGCCTGGCTCCCCGCCTACGCTAGAGCTACGGCGGGCGGGCCGCTCGGACCGGGGTGTCCAGCAAACAGTGCCGAGTCTGATTTCGGGACTACGGCGGCGTTCTTTGGACGAACTGTTGGACGGGACAGAGCCCGTCCCTCCCGCTTGCGCACAGAACTTCTTTCTAGGATCGCGCGAAAGTACCCATTCTTAATTTAGGTTGCGGAGTTGAGGGCGCGAAGGTCCAATTCCCATCGTAATCAAATTGATGCAGTCGTGTTTTTTGGGTCGTTTTCGAAATCATGGAAGAATGGAGCGGCGGCTTTAGCCGCCGGACAGCGCAAAAGTGGGCTTCGACGGTCAGGAGCAGACGCTCCAAACGATGTAATTTCGCACCTCCCGTTACACCACTTGTCTGCAATCCACCGCAATGAGCCGTATTGAAATCCTACCCGACCACGTCGCGAACCAGATCGCTGCTGGTGAAGTAGTGGAACGTCCGGTTGCCGTGGTCAAAGAGCTTTTGGAAAACAGTCTTGATGCAGGTGCAACCCGGATTCGGATCGAGGCAAAACGAGGTGGAAAGAGTTTCATCAAGGTCAGTGACAACGGATTGGGAATGACCAAAGAAGAAGGCCTTCTTAGCCTGAAAAGACACGCGACCAGCAAGATACGACTTGCTGAAGATCTCCTTCGCGTCTCTTCCTTTGGATTCCGCGGGGAAGCCCTTCCCTCGATTGCCAGTGTTTCAGACTTCACTCTTTTGACTCGTCCGAAATCAAGCGAAAGCGGGGTCCGCATTGACGTTTCCAACGGGAAAGTGATGGACTCGCGTGAAGACTCAATTCCCACGGGAACGACCATTGAGGTCGCGCGGCTTTTCAGCACGGTTCCGGCACGGCGGAAGTTTCTGAAGACGGATCAAACCGAGGCGGTACACATCACCCAGATGGTGCGCATCTTTGCCCTCGCCCATCCATCTGTTGGTTTCACTCTACTCCTCGACGGACGGGAGGTGATCAATACTCCCCCCTGCCCGGGTCTACCGGAGCGGATCGCGGAAATTTGGGGCCGGAAAACCCTGCGCAACAGTCTCCCGTTCGAGCGCCGATCCGGGTCGCTTTTCCTTTACGGAAGAATGGGAAAGCCTCCCCTGAGCAAGGCGACCCGTCAGGACTTGATCTGCGTCGTAAACGGACGACCGGTTGAGAGTCGGACCATCCAATACGGCATTCTTGAGGCCTGCACCGGATTCCTCCCCAAGGGTCGCTATCCGGTCGCCTTCTTTTTTCTGGAAATTCAGCCGGAGGCGATTGATGTCAATGTCCACCCGACCAAACGGGAGATCCGTTTTCGCGATGAACCGCAGGTGAGGCGTATCGTAGTCGAGACCGTTCTCGACCTTCTTCTTGATCAAGCCAATCAGGCTCCCACCTCCCTCTTTCCCGCGGAAGAAGGCGGACAAAAGCCATCGTTTCA comes from Verrucomicrobiota bacterium and encodes:
- a CDS encoding heavy metal translocating P-type ATPase metal-binding domain-containing protein — protein: MAETRYCKHCGSPIPPDLPGDFCCAGCAHVHQLIEDRGLDRFYTLRGKTIEPVSPAALRPANFEWLESAASAAEKEGESAHLTLDLKGISCIGCVWMLEELFRRREGGRRFSVNPQTGRADLEWKPGVFSPADFAEEILRFGYRLAPAHQVGHSESGPLLSRLGVCGFLALNTMLFTLPGYLGMDEDFAFAELFDLLALLFATISFGVGGLWFVARAWDAAKMGVLHIDLPIAIGVSAAWAGSIIGWLVDRENLVYFDFVAIFLFLMLAGRWLQERSIEKNRALAQSTDLANLTYSPTSGNERLAASQFKPGLEYSVEPGTTLPVLSRLEKESASFSLENMNGEADAVLFSKGSRIPSGAILTSGQAVQLTALEPWKDSLLQRLTSESAEPARNLLLEKVLAVYTAVVIAIAILGGTAWAVFAEPFSGLQVAISVLVVSCPCSLGIAWPLINDISAVKLRKRGVYLREVSLWARLPRLTDVVFDKTGTLTLENPRLANPEVLESLSPKEKSILLALVETSFHPVGRSLREELIQRGVRPETLAALTETPGAGVAGKTETEEWTLGKSGWKTDAIPDQTNETVFSKDGVAIASFTFTDSIRSGAAAELTYLLNQGFRLAILSGDLQEKVDRLAATLPIPPERALGKLDPGEKAAWIEKNAKSSTLMIGDGANDALAFSKALCRGTPLLDKGLLESRSDFFFTGRDLSGIRVLFETAKRRSRLLRQVFTFAVIYNIAAIALCLAGWMNPLLAAILMPTSALLTLARAAQMRKS
- the ruvB gene encoding Holliday junction branch migration DNA helicase RuvB, with amino-acid sequence MAEIPPGPNGAEFLRAASREEPQEQANRLRPGDFSAFTGQRKTVERLQVMARAARGRGESLNHVLLSGPPGLGKTTLAHILGAEMDVAVRVISGPVIDKPSDLAGVLTSLEDGEILFIDEIHRIPKTVEEYLYTAIEDFYIDILIDQGPNARTVRLSLPKFCLVGATTRVGLLTAPLRNRFTLQSRLEYYNQLDLLTIAKRSCSLLELEAETDGLKELAGRARGTPRILNNLILFARDFAQERSDGTLDRKTAAAALDLLEIDANGLDEMDKRLLRFMGENYNGGPVGLKSLAVGVGEEVQTLEDVHEPFLIQEGYLQRTAQGRVLTAKGWQTVGLPMPKDGQGSLFG
- a CDS encoding ribonucleoside-diphosphate reductase subunit alpha, with product MISRITFEEDKELKRFASAPVEDKPRFDWRALVTENGELRPAVKIKDGSELKDFRVSDIAEWVGEALTNLLLSRREEEIFTDKNKDFVALVAKEVADRLQIQSDAGRKLALSANDISLLVEKALIEHEAHDVAKSFVFSRIAGASDGAHDGEGGSAEEIARLRLIRRNGQVVPWNRNKIEIAIRKAFLSLELDSEAAIGVSRAVTERVLTLGNAFVHIEDVQDIVQEELMRQGQFKAAESYILYRAYRARQRVEDSKASEADEKQDAMIVVRKENGDSFFWDGVDLRKRIEFARIGLELGMTSEEIEAELRRSVYAEMKEADLKRTIILNAKSMIEFDADFARFAGRILLTYIYEEVLPWDIVKDGVASLKDAHIKGFRRYLKRGVEIDRLNPKLLAYDLTTLSAALDPSADLDFDYLGVQTLYDRYLIIDKKAEVQARMETPQFFWMRVAMGLFIGEKEDRESKIISLYGLYKSRRFCSSTPTLFNSGTLHSQLSSCYLYKVDDSIESIMHRGIAENAFLSKWAGGLGGSWTAVRGTGSYIKGTNGESQGVIPFLKLHNDQLVAVNQGGKRRGSGCAYLETWHNDLFDFLELRKNVGDDRRRTHDMNTANWIPDLFMKRMEDRGDWTFFQSNDVPDLHDLFGRAFEERYVQYERKAEAGEIEGTKVPAIEVWKRMLKMLFETGHPWITFKDPCNIRSPQDHAGVIHSSNLCTEITLNTGADETAVCNLGSVVLDSHLDDQGNLDHEKLRSTIQIAVRALDNVIDINFYPTEAAKTSNNRHRPIGLGVMGLQNALFKRGQPFESAEAVEFNDEFMEAIAFYAYEASSDLAEERGTYSSYSGSKWDRGLLPQDTLEILEDERGIPLDIPHGGKMNWAPVREKIAKQGMRNSNVLAIAPTATISNIMGTSPCIEPTYKNLFVKSNLSGDFVVLNGSLVRDLKKRGLWTKETRDELKYFDGELASVKNIPDDLQVLYKTAFEIPFEAFIDAAARRQKWIDQAQSVNLFLATPDLKTLSHMYRAAWRKGLKTTYYLRSLGASNIEKATVSVKKEVRGHAGKKEYTEEEVKACSLEAMRNGEECEACQ
- the mutL gene encoding DNA mismatch repair endonuclease MutL, with translation MSRIEILPDHVANQIAAGEVVERPVAVVKELLENSLDAGATRIRIEAKRGGKSFIKVSDNGLGMTKEEGLLSLKRHATSKIRLAEDLLRVSSFGFRGEALPSIASVSDFTLLTRPKSSESGVRIDVSNGKVMDSREDSIPTGTTIEVARLFSTVPARRKFLKTDQTEAVHITQMVRIFALAHPSVGFTLLLDGREVINTPPCPGLPERIAEIWGRKTLRNSLPFERRSGSLFLYGRMGKPPLSKATRQDLICVVNGRPVESRTIQYGILEACTGFLPKGRYPVAFFFLEIQPEAIDVNVHPTKREIRFRDEPQVRRIVVETVLDLLLDQANQAPTSLFPAEEGGQKPSFQPVQPAPEKPLGRFPENGVLPQKTPPTAIPVRPEAGSSLSPYRPNSLQPSKKNAWQWIGRMGPATLLFRSSRGLIIFHPRAASERVLYEQFLRESEEGSIPTQGLLIPQTFEWEPLPGQCLEENKEAFLEQGFEVESFGKNFFRVSAVPAWFEPSQAEQFLSDAVALIREGTIRPSQAEPFRERIAQLAAKNAHRKDRLLSEEEAQRLVRQLLQTSVPHSCPAGKPTFIEWEDTEMERRFGRSV
- the nadD gene encoding nicotinate (nicotinamide) nucleotide adenylyltransferase is translated as MNDIAKKKRICLYGGTFDPIHMGHLLIAEDALLHADLDEVIFLPAYSAPLRSEEPSTPASERLAMVRLAVEGFEKFTVDDYEVRQGKRMFTIDTVAHFAKRLPDAKLFFLIGFDQLKQLDDWRGVEELKKTVTFLCAQRGDETPVSYDHSAVSLLPPRRIDISATEIRDRVAKRESVRSLLPQAVADYLEKKRLYRRG